In Hevea brasiliensis isolate MT/VB/25A 57/8 chromosome 13, ASM3005281v1, whole genome shotgun sequence, a single genomic region encodes these proteins:
- the LOC110646852 gene encoding spermine synthase encodes MEDGAGRGLECQKIMDGKANDGNGSEKAIPSCCFKARASAPELDAKCHSTVVSGWFSESHSCSGEASKRVYFNNPMWPGEVHSLEVKNILYEGKSEYQEILVFQSSTYGKVLVLDGIVQLTEKDECAYQEMITHLPLCSIPSPKSVLVVGGGDGGVLREISRHSSVELIDICEIDKMVIDVCKEYFPELSVGFEDPRVRLHVGDAVEFLHLAPEGKYDAIIVDSSDPVGPAKELVEKPFFQTIAKALRPGGVLCNMAESMWLHTHLIEDMITVCCEIFKGSVHYAWASVPSYPSGVIGFLLCSTEGPPVDFLNPVNPIEKLKGAVKYKRELRFYNSEIHSAAFALPTFLKREVRLLCDSPMLAKGINIS; translated from the exons ATGGAGGACGGCGCAGGAAGAGGTTTGGAATGCCAGAAGATTATGGATGGGAAGGCGAATGATGGGAATGGCTCAGAGAAGGCTATTCCTTCTTGTTGCTTTAAGGCTAGAGCTTCTGCACCTGAGCTTGATGCAAAATGCCATTCTACTGTTGTTTCTGGGTGGTTCTCAGAATCTCATTCTTGCTCTG GCGAAGCTAGTAAAAGGGTCTACTTCAACAACCCAATGTGGCCTG GAGAAGTACATTCATTGGAAGTCAAGAACATTTTGTACGAGGGAAAGTCAGAGTACCAAGAGATCTTGGTTTTTCAG TCATCTACTTATGGAAAAGTGCTTGTTCTTGATGGCATTGTCCAGTTGACTGAGAAAGATGAGTGTGCCTACCAGGAGATGATAACTCATCTTCCTCTTTGTTCGATTCCATCACCCAAATCT GTTCTGGTTgttggtggtggtgatggtgggGTTCTTAGAGAAATTTCTCGCCACAGCTCTGTCGAGCTCATTGATATCTGTGAGATAGATAAGATGGTTATAGAT GTGTGTAAGGAGTATTTTCCAGAATTATCTGTTGGATTTGAGGACCCTCGTGTCCGACTACATGTAGGTGATG CTGTGGAATTTCTTCATCTTGCTCCAGAAGGGAAGTATGATGCAATTATTGTTGATTCATCAGACCCCGTAG GTCCAGCTAAAGAGCTTGTGGAGAAGCCCTTTTTTCAGACAATAGCTAAAGCATTAAGGCCTGGTGGAGTCCTTTGTAATATGGCAGAAAGTATGTGGCTTCATACACATCTTATTGAGGATATGATCACTGTTTGCTGTGAGATATTCAAGGGTTCTGTCCACTATGCCTGGGCAAGTGTTCCATCATATCCAAG TGGTGTGATTGGATTTCTCCTATGCTCTACAGAGGGGCCACCTGTTGATTTCTTGAATCCTGTCAATCCTATAGAGAAGTTAAAAGGAGCCGTCAAATATAAGAGGGAACTTAGGTTCTATAACTCAGAG ATCCACTCAGCTGCATTTGCATTGCCAACATTTTTGAAGAGGGAGGTGAGATTGCTTTGCGATTCTCCAATGCTAGCAAAAGGAATCAACATTTCATAA
- the LOC110646841 gene encoding cyclic nucleotide-gated ion channel 1, whose product MNFPQEKFVRFQDWKSEKSTEVQYSGSNGIHSGKVRMTISSVSEKFQRGLESGSESINRIRKSLKSYSFSSTIAKGLNSRKKVLDPQGPFLQKWNKIFVLSCVIAVSLDPLFLYVPVINDDKKCLDLDKKMEITASVLRWFTDIFYILHIIFQFRTGFIAPSSRVFGRGVLVEDSWAIAKRYLSSYFLVDILAVLPLPQVVILIIIPKMRGSRSLNTKNLLKFVVCFQYFPRVMRLYPLYKEVTRTSGILTETAWAGAAFNLFLYMLASHVLGAFWYLFSIERETTCWKKACRYPDCIRDNLYCGPNKGDNAAFLNVSCPVQTPNSTIFDFGIFLDALQSGIVASDDFPKKFFYCFWWGLRNLSSLGQNLETSTFVWEICFAVLISISGLVLFSFLIGNMQTYLQSTTTRLEEMRVKRRDAEQWMSHRLLPENLRERIRRHEQYKWQETRGVDEENLVHNLPKDLRRDIKRHLCLALLMRVPMFEKMDEQLLDAMCDRLKPALYTEESYIVREGDPVDEMLFIMRGKLITMTTNGGRTGFFNSEYLKAGDFCGEELLTWALDPHSSSNLPISTRTVRTITEVEAFALMADDLKFVASQFRRLHSKQLRHTFRFYSQQWRTWAACFIQAAWRRYSKKKLEESLRQEENRLQDALANTSGNSPSLGATIYASRFAANALRALRRTGTRKARLLERVPPMLLQKPAEPDFTAEER is encoded by the exons ATGAATTTTCCCCAGGAGAAGTTTGTGAG GTTTCAGGATTGGAAGTCAGAGAAAAGTACCGAAGTACAATATTCTGGAAGTAATGGGATACATTCAGGAAAAGTTAGGATGACTATAAGCTCCGTTTCTGAGAAGTTTCAAAGAGGATTAGAATCTGGCTCTGAAAGCATCAACAGAATTAGAAAATCATTGAAATCATATTCATTTAGTAGTACTATTGCTAAAGGCTTGAATTCCAGGAAAAAAGTTCTTGACCCTCAGGGACCTTTCCTACAAAAATGGAATAAGATATTTGTATTATCATGTGTGATTGCCGTTTCACTGGATCCTTTGTTCCTTTATGTACCTGTGATTAATGATGATAAGAAGTGTCTGGACTTGGACAAGAAGATGGAGATTACAGCTAGTGTCTTGCGTTGGTTCACAGATATTTTTTACATACTTCATATCATTTTTCAGTTTCGCACTGGTTTTATTGCTCCATCTTCTCGAGTTTTTGGAAGAGGTGTTTTAGTTGAAGATTCTTGGGCAATAGCCAAGAGGTACTTGTCATCGTATTTCTTAGTGGACATCCTTGCAGTCCTTCCACTTCCGCAG GTGGTGATTTTAATCATAATTCCAAAAATGAGAGGATCAAGATCTTTGAATACGAAGAACTTGTTAAAATTTGTTGTGTGCTTCCAGTATTTTCCAAGGGTTATGCGACTCTATCCATTGTATAAGGAAGTTACAAGAACTTCTGGCATATTGACAGAAACTGCATGGGCAGGAGCCGCATTTAATCTGTTTCTTTACATGCTTGCAAGTCAT GTACTTGGAGCCTTTTGGTACTTGTTTTCTATAGAAAGAGAAACAACATGCTGGAAAAAAGCCTGTCGGTATCCTGATTGCATCCGTGATAATTTGTACTGTGGTCCTAATAAAGGAGACAATGCAGCATTTCTTAATGTCTCTTGCCCTGTACAAACACCAAATTCAACTATTTTCGACTTTGGAATATTCCTTGATGCCCTTCAATCTGGTATTGTGGCATCTGATGATTTTCCAAAGAAGTTTTTTTACTGCTTTTGGTGGGGCCTGCGAAATCTGAG TTCTCTTGGTCAAAACCTTGAAACAAGTACCTTTGTCTGGGAAATCTGCTTTGCAGTTCTCATTTCTATCTCAGGATTGGTGTTGTTTTCATTTCTCATTGGAAATATGCAG ACATATTTGCAATCCACAACCACAAGATTGGAGGAAATGAGAGTTAAGAGGCGAGATGCAGAGCAATGGATGTCTCACCGCTTGCTTCCTGAGAATCTGAGGGAGCGGATCAGGCGACATGAACAATAcaaatggcaagaaaccagaggtgTTGATGAAGAGAATCTGGTGCATAATCTTCCCAAGGACCTTAGAAGAGACATAAAGCGTCATCTCTGCTTGGCATTGCTTATGAGG GTACCAATGTTTGAAAAAATGGACGAGCAACTACTAGATGCAATGTGCGACCGGCTCAAGCCGGCACTCTACACAGAGGAAAGCTACATCGTTCGGGAGGGAGACCCAGTTGATGAGATGCTCTTTATCATGCGAGGCAAGCTTATAACCATGACCACCAATGGTGGAAGAACTGGCTTCTTCAACTCTGAATACCTCAAGGCTGGTGACTTTTGTGGAGAGGAATTACTGACATGGGCCCTAGATCCCCACTCCTCATCTAACCTTCCTATATCAACCAGAACTGTTAGAACCATTACTGAAGTTGAAGCCTTTGCTCTAATGGCTGATGACTTGAAATTTGTTGCTTCTCAATTCCGGAGGCTACACAGTAAGCAACTCCGCCACACCTTCAGGTTTTATTCACAGCAGTGGAGGACTTGGGCAGCATGCTTTATACAAGCAGCATGGCGCAGGTATAGTAAAAAGAAGCTTGAAGAGTCTCTCCGACAAGAGGAGAATAGGTTGCAAGATGCATTAGCCAATACAAGTGGGAACTCACCGAGTTTAGGTGCCACCATATATGCCTCACGATTTGCTGCTAATGCACTTCGTGCCCTGCGGCGTACTGGTACTCGCAAGGCAAGGTTGTTGGAGAGAGTTCCACCAATGCTGCTTCAAAAGCCTGCAGAACCCGATTTTACAGCTGAAGAAAGATAG
- the LOC110646864 gene encoding probable protein phosphatase 2C 8, with product MNQLTVIKTINSRRRRLKIRRLKYTCKTKTYVTIPGDQKTESTDSVHETKASDCSAEISLSLTSSSDNAPSKNEVVISSFEENEFKKSDDLQGFKRVSYGSVSVIGRRREMEDAVRVELGFTCKGGEKYDFFGVYDGHGGARVSEACRERLHRVLEEEIVEGRAGMGIEWDKVMEGCFRRMDEEVEKDKMMGSTAVVAVVGKDEVVVANCGDSRAVLCRAGVAVPLSVDHKPDRPDELERVEAAGGRIINWNGHRVLGVLATSRSIGDRYLKPFIICKPEVTVNKRTKNDEFLILASDGLWDVISNEVACQIVRRCLRGRMRRKYQEVLSEGRAAEAAAVLVELAIARGSKDNISVVVVELNKLGISY from the exons ATGAATCAACTCACCGTCATCAAGACCATCAATTCTCGCCGGAGAAGGTTAAAAATCCGGCGGCTCAAGTACACATGTAAAACGAAGACGTATGTCACTATCCCCGGCGATCAGAAGACAGAATCTACCGACTCTGTTCACGAAACAAAAGCGAGTGATTGTTCGGCGGAGATATCGTTATCATTAACATCCTCGTCAGATAACGCTCCCTCTAAAAACGAAGTCGTTATATCTAGTTTCGAAGAAAATGAATTCAAGAAAAGCGACGATTTGCAGGGTTTTAAGCGTGTATCATATGGATCCGTTTCGGTGATAGGGAGGAGGAGAGAGATGGAGGATGCAGTGAGAGTAGAATTAGGTTTTACGTGCAAAGGAGGCGAAAAGTACGACTTTTTTGGTGTTTATGATGGCCACGGTGGGGCTCGCGTGTCGGAGGCGTGCAGGGAGAGGTTGCACAGAGTGCTTGAGGAGGAGATAGTGGAGGGTAGAGCAGGAATGGGAATAGAGTGGGACAAGGTGATGGAAGGGTGTTTTCGGAGGATGGATGAGGAAGTAGAGAAAGATAAGATGATGGGGTCCACGGCTGTGGTGGCGGTGGTCGGCAAAGATGAGGTGGTTGTGGCCAATTGTGGGGATTCCAGAGCTGTGCTTTGTAGGGCTGGTGTAGCTGTGCCATTGTCCGTTGATCATAAG CCTGACAGACCCGATGAATTGGAGAGAGTTGAAGCTGCTGGAGGAAGAATTATCAACTGGAACGGACACCGTGTTCTAGGAGTTCTTGCTACTTCCAGATCTATAG GTGATCGGTATCTTAAACCGTTTATAATATGCAAACCTGAAGTCACCGTGAATAAACGAACTAAAAATGATGAATTCTTGATATTAGCCAGTGATGGGTTGTGGGATGTCATTTCCAACGAAGTTGCATGCCAGATTGTGAGGAGATGTTTAAGAGGGCGGATGAGAAGGAAATACCAAGAAGTCTTGAGTGAAGGTCGTGCAGCTGAGGCAGCAGCAGTGCTAGTGGAGCTAGCAATTGCTCGGGGTAGCAAAGATAACATTAGTGTGGTAGTGGTTGAGCTGAATAAACTTGGTATTTCTTATTAG